The DNA segment GGCGTGGACAAGGAGGATATCCAGCTCAATGTTGAGGATAACCTCCTGGACATCTCCGTGGACCGCGAGGACCGCAAGTTCTCCAAGCAACTGGAGCTGCCGGCGGCAGTGGACCCCGATTCCACCTCGGCGTCGTACAAGAACGGCGTGCTGGAGGTCATCTTGAACAAGGTGGCCCCGAAGAGGCGAGGGCGAACTGTCAAGATCGACGGATAAGGGTGCGGAAACCTCTTACCTTTCCTTCATTTTTTTACCCAGTTCAGCTTCACTGGCCATACTCTTTTTCCTTGGAAAATGCTCATATAGAAGTTCACGTGTATAGATGGTCGTGCAGAGAGATGAGTTGATCGAGGCTGTACGCTCTGTACTGGCCAAGTCCGGTTTCTTCGTCTCCCGACCTCTGGCCATGAGGGGCATCAGCTTTGATGTGGTCGCAAGGCGCGACGATACCCTCCTGATCATCAAGATACTCAGCAATGTCGATGCCTTCTCCAAGGACAATGCCGAGGAGATGCTGACCTTGGGCGAGGCCCTGGGGGCCTCCCCGCTGCTGGTGGGCGAACGCTCCGGTTCGGGGGATATAGACGAGAGCATCGTCTACTCCAGGTTCGGGGTGCCCATCATCTCCCTCACCACGCTCTCCGACCATCTCTTGGAGGGTGTGCCTCCGTTCATCTTCGCCGCCCCCGGGGGGCTCTACGTCAAGCTGGACAGCGACATGATGAAAAGGCTGAGGGAGGAGAGGAGCATATCCCTGGGAACCCTGGCAGAGATAGCTGGAGTCTCGCGCCGAACGATACAGATGTACGAGAACGGGATGGGGGCGATGATAGATGTCGCGATCCGCCTGGAGGAGTTCCTCAAGCAACCCATCGTCCTGCCGGTGAACCCTTTCCAGCACTGTGCTCCCTCCAAGCCTAAGGAGAAGGAAAAGACGCCACCAGCCTCGGACATCTTCGGCACGGAGGTCTTCCAGCAGCTGAACCGCATGGGGTTCTCCATCCTGCCCGTCACCCGCTGCCCCTTCGAGGCGTTGAGCAAGGATAGACATATCATCATACTCACAGGACTGGGGAGGGATGACGGCAAGCTAAAGGAAAAGGCCATGGCCGTATCCGACATATCCAAGGTGACCGAACGCAGCTCGGTCATCTTCATCGAAAGGTCCCGCAGCAAGCATAGCATCGGAGGTACTCCCATCGTGGGCAAGGACGAGCTCCGGAAGATCACCGAGGCTTGCATCCTGTATGATCTGGTGGGGGAAAGGGAGAACGATGCGAAACATAAGGATTGAGGCGGCGGACATCACCCTTCTGCCCGTCGTTAAGGGGCTTGTCAGCGAGGAGGAGACCGTGTCCCGTATTTTCGATGAGATGCGCCCTGACGTCATCGCCATATCCATATCACGGGAGGACCTGGAGGGTCTGCACCGCCGTGAGGACTATGACAAGTATGAGCCCAGCGACCTCGAGATAATTTACCAGGCGTTCCTGGAGAGCTTCGGCGAGGTCCGCATACCTCCGCCGGCGTACGTCCGCGCGCTGGAGATATCGGAAGAGAAGGGGACGCCCATAATCCCCATTGACATGAACGAGGAGCTGTACACCGAGACCTACTGCCAGAAGGTGCGCACCCGGGACATGATAAGGGAGTCCTACTTCGCACGTCGGGCTACGGGGAAGACCTTCGACCTGTCCAGCCCTGATGCCTTCGCCCGCAGCTGGGACGCCAGGGTCAACAAGGCCCGAGGGTTCAGGGAGCTGGAGCGGGCACGTGAGGTGCACATGGCCAACACCCTGCGGCGGCTCGGAGGCAAGTACTCCCGGGTACTCGCGATCATAGAGTGCGAACGCCTGGATGGCGTGGCGCGAGCCCTGGAGGATGGTGGTCCTGCGAACCAGGACACTCTCATTAAATAATTACCGTACAATGCCAGCTCATGCAGGATGGGGTTCCCCCGAAGGGAAGATGGGGAGAAGCCGTGGACCGCCTGGTCCTTTTCTTGGAGCGGGACCGGCTGTCCATCATCGGGGTGTTCTTGTACATCCTCCTGGTGGCCCTTGTCAGGGACATATCCGAGTACTACCTGCTGGACCATATCTTCGTCATCGAGCCGCACCCCTGGATATACAGTATAGCGCACCACGTGGCCTTCTACTTCCTGACCTTCTTCGGCCTGGTGCTGCTGCTAGCGGCGTTCACCCGCAGGGGCGTTCGGCGAGCCGTTAACTTCGTGGCCTGTTTCTTCTGGGTGATAATACTCCCACCCTACCTGGATCACTTCATCTTCGGTTCCAGCGAGAACTATGCGTACTTCTCTCCTGCGGACTTCATCAACTACATCATGCACTTCAGCGGCTCCACGTTCCATCCTGGTCAGGCCATCGAGATCATTGCGGTGGTGGCCGTCGTTCTTGGGTACGGTCTATGGGTGAAGAGGTCCAGGTTCGGCTCCGTGGAGGGGAGGGTCCTGATGACCGTGGAGATGGCCCTCCTCGTGATCTTCACCCTCGTATCCCTGTTCATCATGGCGACCCCCGGGGCGTACATGCCGGTGGGGGCGATCAACGGGGTACCGGTGTTCCCCAGCTACGATGTCACCAGGTACCATCAGCTCCACCTGTTCATCTTTTCCTACTACCTCATCCTCCTACTGGGGATCATGGGGTCCCTCCTGTACCTGAACAATCCCAAGATATTCCGGCAGATCGGCCTGAGCCTGCGGCCGGCGCAGACCCTCATGTTCATGGGCATAGTGGCCGCGGGGATCGCCAGCGGTTGGTCCTCCTACGCCGGGAGCGTGTACGTGACGAACATCCTGGAAAGGCCATACTGGGTGAACGTGGGGTTCGTCATTCTCTCGTTGGTAAGCGCCATGCTGGCGTGGCTGGTGAGCACCATGTGGAACGACCTCAGCGACCAGGCGGGGGACCTCCCGGGCAAGTCCGGAAGGGCCTTGGCCTCCGGATTGGTGGGGAGGGGGGAGCTCGCGCAAATGTCGGTAGTGCTCTTGGCCATGTCCCTGATGGTGGCCGCTCTGCTGTCGTGGTGGCACGTAGCCATCCTGATGGTCATATACTCACTGTCCTACGTGTACTCCTTCCCTCCCGTGAGGTTCAAGGAGCGCATCCTCAGCCCGCTGCTCCTGGGGATGGGCACATTCCTCGCCTTCCTGTACGGTCACTTGACCCCTTTGAGCGCCGTGCGACTGTACCAGGGCGATCCGGAACTGGTATACCCAGACAGCTGGGTCCCGGTGATGCCCTCTCTCACCATGCAGGCGGTCCTCCTGGGCATGTACATGTTCATCGGTCTGGTGGTGGGCTCCATGGTCACGGACATAGATGGTTATGAGGAGGACAAGAGGGGGCGGGTCCAGACCGTGTACACGCAGCTGGGCCTGGAGCGCGGAAAAAAGGTGGTCTCGGCACTGATCCTCCTAACATCCCTGACGCCTCTCGCCCTGTTCCAACAGCTGACCGACGTGATCGTCTTCCCCCTCCTGGGAGCGGTGGCCTCGTACACCTTCCTGAGAACCGGTCGATCGAGGTACGTCCTCCTGGTGGCCCTGGTCGGCATGGCCTACGCGGGATGGCGTTTCCTGTCCGTGTGGGCCTAGGTAAGCGAGGAGAAGAACAGGTAGGGAAAGCGGCGCGCCACTAGGCGAAGCAGCGATTCCCATCCTTCCTCACCCCGGGAGATCCTGAGGCTGGTGGATACCAGCTCGGGATCACCATGCATCTTTTTCACCAGGGTGGGGGTGTCCACGACCCCGATGAGCCACTGGGCCGCGGGCGAGATGAATCGTGACGCCCGCAGGATGGGCAAGATCTCTGCCTGCACGTCCCTCTGGTATCTTTTCAAGGTGGAAGTTCCGCTTACCATTCCCTCCACCGCCGACGAGGCCAGGGAAGCGCTCTTCAGGGCGTTGGTCATGCCCTCCCCGGACATGGGGCTCGTCAGCCCCGCGGCGTCCCCCACCAGGAGGCATCTGCGGGTGTGCAGCGGGTTTCTCATCCTCATTGGTATGGGGTGGGCGGAGACGTGGGCTTCGGACGTGGCGCCGTAGCGCTCCTCCACGACCTTTCGCATGTGCTCCATCCCCCTGCGGTAGATGACGGCGGAAAGGTCCTTGCCCACCACGCCAATGTTCGCACCACCGCGAGTGGCGAACATCCAACCGTTGAGGGGGAATTTGAAGGTGAAGGGGAAGCGGGCAAGGGGAGTGTCCAGAAAGTGGAACTCCATGTGACCGCCGGGATCCCGCTCCAGCTGGCAGGTCATGGAGATCCCGATGCCCTGGTCGCTGCCGGGATAGAGGCCGAACAAAGATGATGCGGTGCGGCTGGTGGCGCCCTCAGCGATGATGAGGGCTTTGGTACTGACCATTCGGCCGTCGATGGTCAGTTCCACGCTCTCCGCATCCTCACGTAACTTGGAGATGCGGGAAGGCGTCCATAACTCCGCCCCCGCCTTCACCGCCCTGTCCACGAGATAGGCGTCGAACGCGGACCGCCGGACGGTCACCGCTGCCCGTTTTGGCAGCGAAAACTCCTCCCGGAACGAGGTATGGACCACGCTGACGGTGCTGATCTCCCTCTCAATGACCGTTTCAGGGAGGGGATCATCGAGGAGAGAGGCCGCGCGCTCGAGCAGTCCTCCGGCGCAGCACTTGTCCCGGGGGAGGGGATCCCGCTCCACCAGAAGGGTGCGCAGTCCCGCCCTGGCGCATAGGGCTGCCGAGCGGGCTCCCGCCGGCCCCGCTCCGGTGACCACCACGTCCAGCAAGGTTCCTCCGGATACCCTACCTTCTCCTCGATCTCCACCTGTTCAGCACCTGGCTGGAGGCCACGATGGCCACCGTGCCGAACACCGGTAGGAAGATCGCGAGGTCAATGTTCCCTGTGGTCACGTTGATGACCGATTCGCCCTTGGAGGCCACAGAGCTTATGGGGTTCTCGGTGAACCTCCAGGCACCGGCGGACATCTGGTTGTTCACGTACTCCCACATTGTGGGTCCGGCCCCCGGCTGCCTGCCGATCTTGGCACCCACCACGAGGATTATGTCAAGGTCCTGGTCCCCGTCAAGGTCGCCCAGCTCCACGCCGTGTATCTCGTAGTTGCCGGAGCTGGGGCACATGATGGCCAGCTTGGAGGTGGTCAGTGCTTGCGCGGAGAAAGATCCGTAGGACGACTGCATGATGATGTACAGCTTGGAGTTGGAGGTCATGTCCCCGCCGGTCGCCACCACGATGTCGTTGGGCTCATTGGCGGTGTAGACCCCCTGCTGCCTCTTCATGTCCCCCACGGTCAACGCCGAGATGTAGTAAGTGGGCGAGGTCCAGACCTTGGAGGCCGCCACGGTCCACTGAACGGTCGGGGAGTTGTGGGCGATCGTGACCTTGTCCAGGTACAGGGTGCTCTTCACCACGTCCGTGACCGCCCGGTCAAGGTCGGTGACGCGTATGTAGTAGTAGCTGTTGGGAGTGTAGGACAGGTTCGCGCTCAGAGTGGTGTCTGTAAGGGAGGTCATCTGCCCGATGGGGAAGTAGGTCTCGTTGTCCGGCGAGTAGGATATCTGGAACCCTTCCGCACCGCTGACATGCCCCACGATGCTGAGCGTCTGGTAGGCAGCTGGCTGATTGGGTATCCTGTAGATCCAGCCAACGGCCTGCGTGGCCACGAAGTCCACATCTACCCAGACGTAGTCGAAGTGTACCGTCTGGAGGCTGCTGGCGGGGTTCACGAAGCGTATCTGCAGCTTCGTGGTGATGTTGCTGTATGTGTCCGCGCCCGCACTGGTAATGTCGAAGGTGGCTGTCCTGGCCGTGAGGTCGCTGCTCAGCGGTTTGATGGTGGTGTTGGACCATGTCACCCCGCCGTCCAGGGAGTACTCTATGAAGTTCGAGGTGTTGAATCCGCTGTCCACGTGGAACTGCACATTGATTCTGGAACCCGCGATGGCTGTAGTTAGGTTGGACACGTCCAGGTAGTAGCTGTACAGCTGCATGGTCGTGCCCTTGGGGACATCATAGAACACCTCATCATCGTACTTGCTGTTGCTTAGTGAAGAGCCCGTGGTGTCGAACAGTATGTTCTTGAGGCCCGTCGAGGAGTAGGTGGGGTAAAGGACGTCCACCTCCGTCAACGCCTGGTAGACCGTGTTCGTGGACGCTAAGTTGGAGATCGGACCTACCACTGTAGCTGTGAAGTTAACATCCAGGGCTCCCATCTGATTGGGGGAGTCAATAGGCACCGATGCGCTGGCCAGCTGAGTGTAGATGATGTACACGGAGTTGTCGGTGGACAGGGTGCTGGTCCTCACCACATCTGGAATGCCGTCGCCGTTCATGTCCTCGGCCTCGACCTTGGGAAGTATCTGAGTATGGGACCACGGTGCATTTCCGGTCACGCTGGGCAGTGTCCTGAGGGAATTGGAGGTGCTGAAGGCGCCGGAGTAGGAGCTCTGGGACACCCACTGGTTGAGCCACACCTTGGTGGTGCCATCCTCATAAACGGCCACGACATCATTGTATCCGTCCATGTTGAAGTCTGCGACGTCCAGGTCGGCAGCGGCAGGATTGGTGTCCTTGTTCGCAGCGTCCCCGGCGATCCAAGCGTCGGTGCTGTAGAGCACGGTCTTGGTCCAGCTGGAGCTGCCGTCGTTCCAGAAGACGTACACGCCGCGGTTGAAGTACATGCCCCAGCTGTTCTCGTAATCGGCGGAGCCTGTGCTGGTGGCAGTGGTGTATACGACCACATGGATGAAGCTGGCCACCACGTCGGCGCGGCCATCGTTGTTGAAGTCGGCCACGGTGAGGGCGGCGCACATCTCATTGTTCGTAGAGTATCCATCATAGAACCTGTCCGTGGACACGGCGGTGGACCACACTGTGGCGTCCTCATTGGCGTTACCCTTGTTGGAATTGTATGCGGTCTGCGTGCCCGAGTATGCGTCGAAGGGGTACGATATGGGTCTGGCGCTGGACCATTCGGTGCCGTCGTTCTTCTCGTTCTCGTACCAGAACAGGTTGGCCAGGCTGGTGTCCTGAGCACCGACCACAAGGTCGTTCCTGCCGTCTCCGGTCAGGTCCGCCAGCGTCAGGCCCAGGGGCCCGCTGCTGGGATCGGGATCTATGACCCTCTCGTTCCACTGGTCTCCGCCCTCGAACCACGAGATGGCGTTGTCCGACCATGTGGCCCCCGAGGAGCTCCAGGTGAAGGAGCCGGACCCTATGGCGGCGGCCACATCAGAGGTGGTGAGCGGAGCCGTGACCTCGAACTGGCAGCTGAGCTGGCTGTACGATTCTCCGGTGGTAGTTCCGCTGTTGCCGGAGTCGGTGAACGTGGTTATCTTCAGGGTGTAGAAGTTTGTATTGGGCAGCCACCAGCCCTGGTTGGCGTCCTTGAGGACGATCTTAATGGTGTAATAACCGAGATTACTGGTCCCATTGCCTATGCCCGCGACAGATGCCCCATTGGTCTTATACATGGAGTACAGGGGTGCGCTGTACGATAATGGCGATCCAGCGGTGGGCACCGCGGTAGGAGATTTCATTATCACGTAGCTACCAGTGTAATCATCGATCTCGATGCCGCTGATGTAGACGGTATCCGTGTACCGGTCGGTGTCCTTCACCTTGATTATCAGGTATAGCTCGTCGGTGTGGTTGAACCTGGTAGCCTTGACAAGGGAGCTGCCCTCGGCCACATAGGTCTCCAGAGAGGGGTAGGTCATCCCACCAACGGCGATGTAGTCAGCGAGGTTGACGGAAAGTCCCTGATTGTCCTTCACGATTATCTGGAGCGTGTATCTGTAAGCGTCCGAGGGTGCGCTGAAGTTATACACGAACTGCCTGAACGTGGAGAACGTGCTCCCAATGCTGAAGGCATTGATCGATGACTGCGGAGTTATCGGAGTAAGGCCCATCAGAGGATGGTAGATGAAGACGGTGTTCTGTCCGGCCACGTTCGCCAGGGTATCGCTCCACAGCTCGATGGTCACGCCCTCGCCAGGATTGAAGTTCCTGGTGATGGTCCCGTCGGAGGTCCTCTTGATGTAGTAGAATGTTATCCCCGTCTCTCCGCCGGCCTCGCCCCCGCTAGCGTCTGGGGGGTAGGTACCGTTGGTCAGGTAACCAAGGTAATTAGAATACGGGCCGTATCCTCCAGAGGGGTTGGAGTACACCCTCACCGTGAACCCCTCCTGGGCCTTCTGGCCGGAGTTGTCGGTGGCGGACACGAGGACGGTAGAGCCATCCCAGGCCATCTTCGCAGTGTAGTAACCGGAGACGAACTGGTTGAGGCCGCTGTCATAGGTAAGCTGGATCGATGAGGAAAGCCCTACGGAGGAACCGTTGAGGAAAACGCTGTTCTCATCAAGGTTACCGTAGGGGTCGCTGATCTGAGCGTAGAAGCGTACGGAGTTGCCATCATAGACCGGCGTGGGGGTCATGCCCCTGTTGCCGATGATGGGCTTGGTCATGGCCGCCTGGGCTCCTCCCTGCAGGGGCGCGGTGTAGACCACGGTGTTGGCCGCGGTGTCCACGATCATCACGCTGATGCTGGTGGTGGAGGTGAGAACGGTGTTGTTGAGATAGGACCAGGTCACACCGGTGTCCCAGGACGTGGCGCTGGCAATTCCATCCCCTATTTCCAAGGACATCGGGGTGTTGTCAATGAAGAGGTATATTGCGGTCTTGTAGTCCTCGAGGACCTCACCGCCCTGGTGGGTGATGTTCACATAGTAATGATCGGTGTTGATATCGAGGGTGGAGGTGAAATCGGAGTAAACCTTCTCCGCCGGTCCGGGCATTGATGAGACGTACATGAGGATGCTGCTGAACAAGGTCACAGTGATGGCCAAGATCAACAGGTTGCCGATGATGTCGGATACGCCCTTGCGGGTCCATCCCTTGCGCTTATGAATTATCCTAGAACCTACAGAACTATCGCTCTTAGAACCGGGCCGAACCGCCGCTCGGCCGATGAACTCGAAATCGTTAAGACCTCTCATAACTTCACCACCGGCCCCGAACCGGGTGCGGAGTGTCAAACACTTATCGAGTCTATAAATATGTATACTTCATAAAATTGAATTTACAGAATGATAATTATAACGAAATAGAAATGCAACTTCCTTAATATCTGGGTAGGCATAAGGGATGCCTATGCTGGAGATAGAGGTTAAGTGCCCGGTGGAGAATATCGGGCCTGTCGAGGAGCGTCTCATTTCTCAGGGGGGTAGTTTCGAGGGAGAGGTGTCGCAGGAGGACCGCTACCTCGGTCATCCCTGCCGGGATTTTGCCTCCACCGACGAGGGGCTGCGGCTGCGCAGAGAGGGAGATGGGGTGGTCCTCTATTACAAGGGACCCAAGATCGACAAGCTCACCAAGACCAGGGAGGAGCTTAGCACCCCCGTGCCCGATCCCCGGTCCATGGACCTCATACTTCAGCGCCTGGGATTCACCCCTGTGGCCACGGTGGAGAAGGTCAGGCGATCGTACCGCCTGGGCCAGGTGGGTGTGTCCCTGGACACGGTCTCCGGGCTGGGGGGGTTCGTGGAGCTGGAGGTCCAGGACCTGCCCTTGGACGTGGGGAGGTCCATGCTCCAAGAGGCCATGAAGGCTCTGGGGCTGGAGAGGACGGAAAGGCGGTCCTACCTGGAGCTGCTTTTAGAAAAACGTGCCTGATCAGATGTCCATGAGCTTCTCGGACAGGAACTTCCTGATCTCCTCATCATCCGGTATGCTGATGGAAGACTTGTACCGATCGGAGCCGTCCTTCATGGTGAAGCCGCGGCTCAGGGATATGAACTCCGTGCTACCGCTTTCGCTGACGGCCCTCTTCCGCGCGACCTCGATGAAATTGTTCTTGCCGAAAGATATCCGGTGGGAATCGACCACTTCGAACTGGACATTGCGCTCACTTGATCCGTCGCTCATTTTCGCACCTTTATATGGGACTAAAGGGCCCTAGCTGCGAAATAAATGTTTTCCCTGCACCCAGGCTTTTCTGGTCTGGCGGTCCGTAATCTACTTCCTGAATTACCGCGACAGATAGAAATAGAAAGGCGTTCATTGAACGGGCATGGGACCAGATGGGATGGGGCCAGCGGGTCCGGCCAAGCCTTCGTCGTGTGTTCGTTGCGGAGGTCAGTTGGAAGCTGGTGCTAACTTTTGTCACAAATGCGGACAGGCGGTAACACCCTACTCCTTTACGCCCGTGCACCCGCAGTACCCGCCGTATCAGCCCGTCAAGGACACCACCATCCGCGACCTGGGCATGGGCATAGGCACCTACGCCACCATCGCCCTGCTGGTCCTGATGGCTGTGAACGTGCTCATAGCCATATGGGGCATCGGGCAGGTCTATCCCCACATGGACAGGCACATCTACCTCTTCATAATCACGCCCTACATCGTCAACTTCGCCGAGCTCGGCGGTTGGCCGTTCTTCATCTACTATGTCCTGCTGGTAGCGGCCATAGGCGCCTCGCTGGTATGGGCCGTGGTCAAGAGCGCGAAGCCGCTGGTGAGCGAGCTCAAGATCGATTACCCGGCGCAGGGGCACAGCCCGGTGTACGTGATCGGCACAGTGCTCATGGCCATCGTCTCCTTCAACGTCGTGTACTACCTGATCGTAGGGGTGGTAGGCATAGATCCCACCACTCCCTCCTTCTCCACAAGGGAACTGTGGCAGACCCTCTTCGGATTCGCCCACGCCTCGGTATGGGAGGAGGTGGCGTCACGCATACTACTCATAGGCGTCCCTCTGCTGCTCATCGACCTAGTGCGCAGGACCAAGAACCCGGACCTCAAGATGAGGAAGGTAAGCAACTACCTCCTCGGAGGGGGCTTCGCCATCGGGAAGAAGGAGGCGTTCCTCATGGTGTTCTCCAGCCTGATGTTCGGGGCGGCCCATATCTTCTCGTGGGACCTGTACAAGATCTTACCGGCGGCCGTGGCGGGATTGGCCTTCGCATACCTGTTCCTCAAGCTGGGAGTGTACGCCTCCATCCTCATGCACTTCGGCATCGACTTTATGAGCGTCCCCCTGAGCGTGTTCCCGGACAACTACGAGATCACCATGCTCCTCGGCCTGGCCATACTGGTGTGGGTAGGGGTGGGCCTGCTGTACATGCTGCTTTACGCCTCCAAGGGTTTGGGTTGGATCTTAGGAAGAAGGATATGGCCGGACATACCTTGGGAAAGGCCGCTGCCGACCGCACCAATGCCTCAGCACTACCCTCCATACTACCCCCAGGGAGTGGGGTATGGTCAACCCCCCGCCCCTATTCCCCCTCCTCAGCAGGTCCCTCGGGACCCCACCGCCATCGGATATGTTTGCAAGAGCTGCGGCAACAGGGAGGCCACTTACGTCGATGGGGAGCTGACCTGCCTAAAATGCGGTAACAGGGGTTAGTGGCCGTTCAGGAGAGCTTTCAGGCGGTCCCTGCCGATGACCGCGTCGGGCAGGTTGCGGGACTCGATGACATAACGACCTCTGTATCCCTTCAAGCCCTTGATCACCTGAGGGAAGTCAACGGTGCCATCCCCGATGGGGAGGTGCTCGTCGAACTCTCCTCTGTTGTCGTGGACATGCAGGTTGATTATCCTCTTCTTGAGCTTGAGGAACTCCTTCACCAGCCCCATGGTGTGCGCGTGCCCGATGTCCAGGCATATGCCCAGGCCTGTGCCCTCGATCAATTCGGTGAGCTCCTGAGGCGTGGTACCTGTGGACGCGTACATCCGCGGCATGTTCTCCAACGCGATCTTGACGCCTAGGTTCCCGGATATGCGGTCAAGTCTCTCCAGGGAATCCCTGGCAGCCTCCCTCACCTTGTCCCTGCTCACGAAGCCGAGGGGAGTGAGGAAGGCAGGGTGGACGGTGTAGGTGTCGATCCCCAGTCGATGGCAGGCCCCCAGGCCGGTCATCAGCTCCTTAAGCGAGGCTTCCCTCATCCGGGGGTTCAGGGAGCCGATGTTGATGTCGCTCATGGGAGCATGGACAGAGAACCGTAGGCCGGTCGACGGAGCCAGTTCCAGGAACTGCTTCTCGATCCTGCGTAGCTCGTGACCTCCCTCGGCCACGATCTCCCAGGCCTGGAACTCCTCGGAGATGGACTCCAGCGCTTGAGGGAACGGGATGGCGGTGAACGACGGAGAGGAGGCTGCGATCACTCTGCTCCCTCCACCGTGCTCTCGGCGAGATGGTCGATGACGGCCTTGATGTCCTCATCCTCCACCATTACCTCGATGTTCCCCAGAGGGGAGGAGCCCTCTTGGAAGGAGAGCTTTCCCACGTAGGCCACCTGCTTATTGAGGCGGAAGGTGGTCCGTCCGTCCATCATCCCGCGCAGCATGACCGAGCGGGCGGTATCCCGGATGTGCTCGTCCAATATCATCTGCCTGAGGTGCTCTCCGCTATCACCGCTCGACATTAACCCCTCATCCGCCTCCTCGACCTGGCCCTCAGGGAATATGTTGAGGAGAGCTTTGTGTACCTTCTCCCGGTCTTCGGTAGGATAGCATGGTGTTCGCGCAATGATGTGGACCATGCTCGATTAATGGACCATGTCGTAAAAAAGAATTGGTACTAAATAGCCCTGTCATCATTGTGGTCCTATCATGAGGGACCGCATCCTAGACACATTGGCCAATGAGGGTATCCTTCTGGAACCGGAAGCGGCCGAGATGGTGCTCTCCAGGTCCGATCCCCTCAACTTCGTCCGCACAGCGCTGTCCTCCATGGAGCAGCAGCCACTGGTACTAACGGTGAACGACCTGCGGCCGTATTCCGATGTGCAGGTGACCAGGATGGTGCCGGAAGCATTGGAGGAGATCAGGCAGAGCGCACCCGCCCCCCCGGCTCGCAGCGACGGGGACGTTCGCATTCTCAGGGACATCACTGGCAACTCGACCTGCGAGGGCAACATAATCGATTTCGCCCGCTACTTCAACGACCGCTTCAAGAAGATAAAGAAGATGCTGGCCCAGCGCAGGGAGCTGGTGGGATGCCTGCCAGTGTCCAAGGCCACCAAGTTCGACCGGGAGGTCAAGATGGTGGCGATGGTGAACGAGGTCCGTGTCACCAAGAACGGCCACAGGCTCATAGAGGTCGAGGACGAGGAGGGACGCTGCCCCGTGCTGATACTGAAGGACAGTCCCATGGCGCAGGAGTGCATCGTGCCCGATGAGGTCATAGGCATCGTGGGGAAGACCAGCACGAAAGGCGATCTGGTGGTCATG comes from the Methanomassiliicoccus sp. genome and includes:
- the cyaB gene encoding class IV adenylate cyclase — encoded protein: MPMLEIEVKCPVENIGPVEERLISQGGSFEGEVSQEDRYLGHPCRDFASTDEGLRLRREGDGVVLYYKGPKIDKLTKTREELSTPVPDPRSMDLILQRLGFTPVATVEKVRRSYRLGQVGVSLDTVSGLGGFVELEVQDLPLDVGRSMLQEAMKALGLERTERRSYLELLLEKRA
- a CDS encoding CPBP family intramembrane metalloprotease, translating into MEAGANFCHKCGQAVTPYSFTPVHPQYPPYQPVKDTTIRDLGMGIGTYATIALLVLMAVNVLIAIWGIGQVYPHMDRHIYLFIITPYIVNFAELGGWPFFIYYVLLVAAIGASLVWAVVKSAKPLVSELKIDYPAQGHSPVYVIGTVLMAIVSFNVVYYLIVGVVGIDPTTPSFSTRELWQTLFGFAHASVWEEVASRILLIGVPLLLIDLVRRTKNPDLKMRKVSNYLLGGGFAIGKKEAFLMVFSSLMFGAAHIFSWDLYKILPAAVAGLAFAYLFLKLGVYASILMHFGIDFMSVPLSVFPDNYEITMLLGLAILVWVGVGLLYMLLYASKGLGWILGRRIWPDIPWERPLPTAPMPQHYPPYYPQGVGYGQPPAPIPPPQQVPRDPTAIGYVCKSCGNREATYVDGELTCLKCGNRG
- a CDS encoding sugar phosphate isomerase/epimerase encodes the protein MIAASSPSFTAIPFPQALESISEEFQAWEIVAEGGHELRRIEKQFLELAPSTGLRFSVHAPMSDINIGSLNPRMREASLKELMTGLGACHRLGIDTYTVHPAFLTPLGFVSRDKVREAARDSLERLDRISGNLGVKIALENMPRMYASTGTTPQELTELIEGTGLGICLDIGHAHTMGLVKEFLKLKKRIINLHVHDNRGEFDEHLPIGDGTVDFPQVIKGLKGYRGRYVIESRNLPDAVIGRDRLKALLNGH